A genomic window from Acinetobacter lwoffii includes:
- a CDS encoding HPP family protein yields the protein MFHSHLDWLNTLKPNFKVLPLKDRLLCGVGALLGLVVSSLLSLWILGDFEAWYIAPMGASSVLLFAVPASPLAQPWNILVGNTIAAVIGVSCALLIASPTEAFSVAVALAIVLMMTTDSLHPPSGAVAITAVLGGQPVHELGYAFVFYPVLLNSILLMVIAIVFNRMIGKDYPQQAQLNTRSKDPTPTQKVTIQPQDIQEVLDQRTELLDISEYDLQKIIMEAQNRANARAVHEFSCQDIMTKDVATLHENDDIQHALDKFKQMNLMSLPVVNADEQLVGTLAMYQVVEWFKRAADVRSSWEHQVKHIMTRKVITVQPLQPIQDLVPYFVERSFNYIPVVSEQKLVGIISRADMIAALNQELNHFKMKA from the coding sequence GTGTTTCATTCCCATCTCGACTGGCTCAATACCTTAAAACCAAATTTCAAAGTCCTTCCACTCAAAGACCGTTTGCTCTGCGGAGTTGGAGCACTATTGGGTTTGGTGGTTTCGTCTTTGTTGAGTTTATGGATTCTGGGGGATTTTGAAGCCTGGTATATTGCCCCGATGGGCGCATCCTCGGTATTGCTGTTTGCAGTGCCTGCCAGTCCTCTGGCACAGCCCTGGAATATTCTGGTCGGCAATACCATTGCTGCGGTGATTGGCGTGAGCTGTGCCTTGTTAATTGCCAGTCCGACCGAAGCCTTTAGTGTCGCCGTGGCCTTGGCGATTGTCCTGATGATGACCACAGATTCCCTGCATCCACCGAGTGGCGCCGTGGCCATTACCGCAGTGCTGGGTGGCCAGCCGGTGCATGAACTGGGTTATGCCTTTGTATTTTATCCGGTGCTGCTCAATTCAATTCTGCTCATGGTGATTGCGATTGTCTTTAACCGGATGATTGGCAAGGATTATCCACAGCAAGCCCAGTTAAATACCCGTTCCAAGGATCCGACGCCGACCCAGAAAGTCACCATTCAACCTCAGGATATTCAGGAAGTGCTGGATCAGCGCACCGAGCTGCTGGACATCAGTGAATATGACCTGCAAAAAATCATTATGGAGGCACAAAACCGCGCCAATGCGCGTGCAGTGCATGAATTTAGCTGCCAGGATATTATGACCAAGGATGTGGCAACCCTGCATGAAAATGATGATATTCAGCACGCACTGGACAAGTTCAAACAGATGAACCTGATGAGCCTGCCCGTCGTTAATGCCGATGAACAACTGGTCGGTACACTGGCAATGTATCAGGTGGTGGAATGGTTCAAGCGCGCTGCCGATGTGCGCAGTAGCTGGGAACATCAGGTCAAACATATCATGACCCGTAAGGTGATCACAGTGCAGCCTTTACAACCCATTCAGGATCTGGTGCCATATTTTGTCGAGCGTTCCTTCAACTATATTCCGGTGGTGAGCGAGCAGAAATTGGTGGGAATTATCAGCCGGGCAGACATGATTGCCGCACTCAATCAGGAGCTGAATCATTTT
- a CDS encoding transglutaminase-like domain-containing protein, which yields MTTYQIQCHLKYKVVQPTEFIFMLQAAHHSDQKILEEQLSFNLPVAWHEFQDAQHQNRHVRLQVEPCETFELNYTATVVRHPSLSLELQQGLKEVAIPELPDEVLPYLLASRYCNSDLLLEMAKRSFGWMTPGYTRVKAIEQWIYNNIFYVSGSSDQFTTATDVLVHRAGVCRDFAHLGIALCRALGIPARMVVGYVEIEKFLPDFHAIFEAYLDGGWVQFDPTRLAPVENLIRIGTGVDAGDVAFSTYYGEVELLKIQPLIQPEMSH from the coding sequence ATGACCACTTACCAAATTCAATGCCATTTAAAATACAAGGTCGTGCAACCGACAGAATTTATTTTTATGCTTCAGGCGGCACATCATTCCGATCAGAAGATTCTTGAAGAACAACTCAGCTTTAATCTGCCCGTAGCATGGCATGAATTTCAGGATGCCCAGCATCAAAATCGACATGTTCGGCTACAGGTCGAACCCTGTGAAACTTTTGAGCTGAATTATACGGCGACAGTAGTCCGTCATCCGAGCCTCTCTCTGGAACTTCAGCAGGGTCTAAAAGAAGTGGCCATTCCTGAGCTGCCCGATGAAGTATTGCCTTATTTGCTGGCCAGCCGTTACTGCAATTCGGATTTATTGCTGGAAATGGCGAAACGCTCATTTGGCTGGATGACACCGGGCTATACGCGGGTCAAAGCCATTGAACAGTGGATTTATAACAATATTTTTTATGTATCTGGCAGTTCCGACCAATTTACCACTGCCACAGATGTACTGGTGCATCGTGCAGGCGTATGTCGTGACTTTGCCCATTTGGGCATTGCGCTGTGCCGTGCTTTGGGAATTCCGGCACGCATGGTGGTCGGTTATGTGGAAATTGAAAAGTTTTTACCCGATTTTCATGCTATTTTTGAAGCGTATTTAGACGGTGGCTGGGTGCAGTTTGATCCGACCCGTTTGGCTCCGGTCGAAAATCTCATTCGGATCGGTACTGGAGTCGATGCCGGAGATGTGGCATTTTCAACCTATTATGGTGAGGTCGAACTGTTAAAAATCCAGCCACTGATTCAACCTGAAATGAGCCATTAA
- the glyQ gene encoding glycine--tRNA ligase subunit alpha encodes MSRAISHIDTFQGLILALQTYWAEQGCVILQPYDMEMGAGTFHTATFLRALGPETWNAAYVQPSRRPKDGRYGENPNRLQHYYQFQVVLKPNPDNIQQLYLDSLKAIGIDPLVHDIRFVEDNWESPTLGAWGLGWEVWLNGMEVTQFTYFQQVGGVECYPVTGEITYGLERLAMYLQGVDSVYDLVWTKGQFGTVTYGDVFHQNEVEQSTYNFEYANVEKMFELFDFYEAEATRLIEAKLPLPAYEQVVKASHSFNLLDARGAISVTERQRYILRVRTLARSIATSYVAARAELGFPMAEPALRDEVLAQLKAQVEAEAKEANKESK; translated from the coding sequence ATGAGTCGCGCCATATCGCATATTGATACCTTCCAAGGCTTAATTCTTGCCTTACAAACTTACTGGGCGGAGCAAGGCTGCGTCATTTTGCAACCTTATGATATGGAAATGGGTGCAGGGACATTCCACACTGCGACTTTCCTTCGTGCACTGGGTCCTGAAACCTGGAATGCCGCTTATGTTCAACCGTCACGCCGTCCGAAAGATGGCCGTTATGGTGAAAACCCGAACCGTTTGCAACATTATTACCAATTCCAGGTGGTGCTTAAGCCAAACCCGGACAACATCCAGCAGCTTTATCTTGATTCGCTTAAAGCGATCGGTATTGACCCACTGGTACACGATATCCGTTTCGTGGAAGACAACTGGGAATCTCCAACACTGGGTGCTTGGGGCCTAGGCTGGGAAGTTTGGCTCAATGGTATGGAAGTGACGCAGTTCACTTACTTCCAGCAAGTCGGTGGTGTTGAATGCTACCCAGTGACTGGTGAAATCACTTACGGTCTTGAACGTCTTGCAATGTACTTGCAGGGTGTAGACTCTGTTTATGATCTGGTGTGGACCAAAGGTCAGTTCGGTACGGTAACTTATGGCGATGTGTTCCATCAAAATGAAGTGGAACAATCGACCTATAACTTCGAATATGCAAACGTTGAAAAAATGTTTGAATTGTTCGATTTCTACGAAGCTGAAGCAACGCGTTTGATCGAAGCGAAACTTCCACTTCCTGCATATGAGCAAGTCGTGAAAGCATCACACAGCTTCAACTTATTAGATGCGCGTGGCGCGATTTCTGTGACTGAACGTCAACGTTACATTTTACGTGTACGTACCTTGGCACGTTCTATTGCGACAAGTTATGTAGCAGCACGTGCGGAACTTGGTTTCCCAATGGCTGAACCAGCGTTACGTGATGAAGTGTTGGCACAGTTAAAAGCACAAGTTGAAGCAGAAGCGAAAGAAGCAAACAAGGAGAGCAAATAA
- the glyS gene encoding glycine--tRNA ligase subunit beta → MSKHTVLFELGCEELPPKSLKKLRDALHAETVKGLKDAGLAFDSIEAYAAPRRLALKIVNVDAAQADTQKRFDGPAKQAAFDAEGNPTKALEGFMRGQGITVDQVSTFQAGKVEKVCYLKDVKGQSLDVLLPQILQNALDNLPIAKRMRSAASRTEFVRPVKWVVLLKDNDVVDATIQDHKAGNVTFGHRFHAPEAITLAHADEYLAKLKAAHVVASFEERQATIDQQVKALADEVNAIAIVPADLRDEVTALVEWPVALRASFEERFLAVPQEALITTMQDNQKYFCLVNADNKLQPYFITVSNIESKDPTQIIEGNEKVVRPRLSDAEFFFLQDQKQPLASRKEKLANMVFQAELGTLWNKSERIAKLAVALAPITGAKAEDAEKAALLAKCDLTSELVGEFPELQGIAGTYYARLEGENAEVAESLGEQYLPKFAGDVLPKTKTGTTIALADRLDTLTGIFGIGQAPTGSKDPFALRRSAIGILRLVTENELDVSIEDLIKLALAAYGDVLKDHDKTLADAVAFLEGRYRAKYEDQGVAVDVIQAVQALSPKSPLDFDKRVNAVNHFRALPEAAALAAANKRVANILAKEAAPEGSVVEANLVEDAEKALFAELAKIAPQVEPLFAAKDYTAALSALAALRAPVDAFFDGVMVMADDADLKANRLRMLAQLRELFTKVADISVLQH, encoded by the coding sequence ATGTCTAAACATACCGTTTTGTTCGAATTGGGTTGTGAAGAACTTCCACCAAAAAGCTTAAAAAAATTACGTGATGCCTTACATGCAGAAACCGTAAAAGGCTTAAAAGATGCTGGTCTTGCTTTTGATTCAATCGAAGCTTATGCAGCACCACGTCGTCTTGCGCTTAAAATTGTCAACGTTGATGCTGCGCAAGCAGATACACAAAAACGTTTTGACGGCCCTGCCAAACAGGCAGCGTTTGATGCTGAAGGTAACCCGACTAAAGCTTTAGAAGGCTTTATGCGTGGTCAAGGCATCACAGTTGATCAAGTATCAACTTTCCAAGCGGGTAAAGTTGAAAAAGTTTGCTACTTAAAAGACGTAAAAGGTCAAAGCCTCGACGTTTTACTTCCACAAATTTTACAAAATGCCTTGGATAACCTTCCAATTGCAAAACGTATGCGTTCTGCGGCAAGCCGTACTGAATTCGTACGTCCAGTAAAATGGGTTGTGTTGTTAAAAGACAACGACGTAGTTGATGCAACGATTCAAGATCACAAAGCCGGTAACGTGACTTTTGGTCACCGTTTCCACGCGCCAGAAGCGATCACTTTAGCGCATGCAGACGAATACTTAGCGAAGTTAAAAGCAGCGCATGTTGTGGCTTCATTTGAAGAGCGTCAAGCAACCATCGACCAACAAGTGAAAGCATTGGCTGATGAAGTCAATGCAATTGCAATTGTGCCTGCGGATCTTCGTGACGAAGTGACTGCATTGGTTGAATGGCCTGTTGCGCTACGTGCAAGCTTCGAAGAACGCTTCCTTGCTGTTCCTCAAGAAGCATTGATCACGACCATGCAGGACAACCAAAAGTACTTCTGCTTAGTCAATGCTGACAACAAATTACAGCCTTACTTCATTACTGTGTCAAACATTGAGTCAAAAGACCCGACACAAATCATTGAAGGTAACGAAAAAGTTGTTCGCCCACGTTTGTCTGATGCTGAATTCTTCTTCCTACAAGATCAAAAGCAACCGCTTGCATCGCGTAAAGAGAAGCTTGCAAACATGGTCTTCCAGGCAGAGCTTGGTACGCTTTGGAACAAGTCTGAACGTATTGCAAAATTGGCTGTTGCACTTGCGCCTATTACAGGTGCAAAAGCGGAAGATGCTGAAAAAGCTGCCCTTCTTGCGAAGTGTGACTTAACCTCTGAGCTTGTGGGTGAATTCCCTGAACTTCAAGGGATCGCGGGGACTTACTATGCGCGTCTTGAAGGTGAAAATGCTGAAGTGGCTGAGTCTTTAGGTGAGCAATATTTACCTAAATTCGCGGGTGACGTTTTACCGAAAACCAAAACAGGTACAACCATTGCCCTTGCGGATCGTTTAGACACATTGACTGGTATTTTCGGGATCGGTCAAGCGCCTACAGGTTCTAAAGACCCGTTTGCACTTCGTCGTTCTGCGATTGGTATTTTGCGTCTTGTCACTGAAAACGAGCTTGATGTTTCAATTGAAGACCTGATCAAACTTGCTTTAGCTGCTTATGGCGATGTATTGAAAGATCACGACAAGACTTTGGCAGATGCTGTTGCATTCTTGGAAGGTCGTTACCGTGCAAAATACGAAGACCAAGGCGTGGCTGTTGATGTGATTCAAGCGGTTCAAGCTTTGTCACCAAAATCTCCTCTTGATTTTGACAAGCGTGTCAATGCAGTCAATCACTTCCGTGCATTACCTGAAGCTGCTGCGCTTGCTGCTGCGAATAAGCGTGTTGCGAATATCTTAGCGAAAGAAGCTGCGCCTGAAGGTTCAGTGGTTGAAGCAAACCTGGTTGAAGATGCTGAAAAAGCATTGTTCGCTGAACTTGCTAAGATTGCACCTCAAGTTGAGCCATTATTTGCTGCCAAAGACTACACTGCTGCATTGTCTGCACTTGCTGCACTTCGTGCGCCTGTTGATGCATTCTTTGACGGTGTCATGGTGATGGCGGATGATGCCGACCTGAAAGCAAACCGTTTACGTATGCTTGCACAGCTTCGTGAGTTGTTTACGAAAGTGGCAGATATTTCGGTGTTACAGCACTAA
- a CDS encoding adenylate/guanylate cyclase domain-containing protein, whose translation MQANYKSYDFEKSRERIDEILDSSDNNYQESNKVPGIDDLTYTNGYHINCSALFIDLRGSKDLATQHQKKVLAKIYRAYISELVALLNGNQNIQQIYIEGDCVWGVFNTETTVQINEVFTTAAKANSLIHTLNIKLKKKNYTQLKVGMGLHYGQALVIKAGYKGSGINEVTWIGELIGKTAHYCNNANKGWRKPIILSDVFHQNLNDDNKKLCDKVPYTDFYECDVI comes from the coding sequence ATGCAAGCAAATTACAAATCATATGATTTTGAAAAAAGCCGTGAAAGAATTGATGAAATATTAGACTCTTCAGATAATAATTATCAAGAGAGTAATAAAGTACCTGGTATAGATGATCTAACATACACCAACGGCTATCATATAAATTGCTCTGCTTTATTTATTGATCTACGTGGTTCAAAAGACCTAGCTACTCAACATCAAAAGAAAGTTTTAGCAAAAATATATAGAGCCTATATTTCTGAATTGGTTGCGCTCCTTAACGGTAATCAAAATATCCAGCAAATTTATATTGAAGGTGATTGTGTTTGGGGGGTATTCAATACAGAAACAACTGTCCAAATTAATGAGGTATTTACTACCGCTGCTAAAGCTAATTCACTAATTCATACTTTAAATATAAAACTTAAGAAAAAAAATTATACTCAGCTTAAAGTTGGTATGGGGCTTCATTATGGACAAGCTTTAGTTATAAAAGCTGGCTATAAAGGTAGTGGTATCAATGAAGTTACTTGGATCGGCGAACTAATTGGAAAAACAGCTCACTATTGCAATAATGCAAACAAAGGATGGCGCAAACCAATCATTCTTTCTGATGTATTTCACCAAAATTTAAATGATGACAATAAAAAGCTATGTGACAAAGTACCTTATACGGATTTCTATGAGTGTGATGTTATATAG
- a CDS encoding IS701 family transposase, with product MIRRTKHASTATCTLPIYMGFLMTEPNSISCTQLAETYNISHDSVNRFLEREDYTAHDLYQEAIQHIDNNKLIVSIDDTVLDKPYSQHMDLVSYFWSGKHHRSVKGINLITLYATDQHGKNIPINFRIYDKSESKTKNDYFMEMLSEVLDWGAKIQFITGDSWYSSTENLKTIRKHGIRFMFGVDSNRKVSPEKGQWFQLRLLPNFHQGQVVWLKDVGFVQLFKTQLKEQQRFYIVHQDEDDLLSFDGFYELHSSHWKIEQYHRVIKQVCHIEKFQVRRSKLILNHIFSALMAYVEIQKNQFERIFENVYRWQKKLFRPIIKNFIDEFILDKNHLLPQKIYK from the coding sequence GTGATCAGACGAACTAAACATGCTTCTACAGCAACTTGTACATTACCCATTTATATGGGCTTTCTCATGACAGAACCAAACTCTATTAGCTGCACACAACTTGCCGAGACTTATAATATCTCGCATGACAGTGTAAATCGCTTTTTGGAGCGTGAAGACTACACAGCTCACGATCTATATCAAGAAGCAATTCAACACATTGATAATAATAAACTTATAGTCAGTATTGATGATACTGTTTTAGATAAGCCATATAGTCAACATATGGACTTAGTTAGCTATTTTTGGTCAGGTAAACACCACCGATCCGTCAAGGGTATTAATCTCATTACCTTGTATGCGACAGATCAACATGGCAAAAATATTCCAATTAATTTTCGAATTTATGATAAGTCAGAAAGTAAAACCAAGAATGATTACTTTATGGAGATGTTAAGTGAAGTACTCGATTGGGGTGCAAAGATTCAATTCATTACAGGTGATAGTTGGTATTCATCGACTGAAAATCTAAAAACCATAAGAAAACATGGTATTCGATTTATGTTTGGTGTCGACAGTAACCGTAAGGTTTCCCCTGAAAAAGGACAATGGTTTCAACTCCGTTTATTGCCGAATTTTCATCAGGGTCAAGTGGTCTGGCTCAAAGATGTTGGCTTTGTACAATTATTTAAGACTCAGTTAAAAGAACAGCAGAGATTTTATATTGTGCATCAAGATGAAGATGATTTATTGTCCTTTGATGGTTTTTATGAATTACATTCAAGTCATTGGAAAATAGAACAATATCATCGAGTAATTAAACAGGTTTGTCATATTGAAAAGTTTCAAGTAAGACGATCCAAGCTGATTTTGAATCATATTTTCTCAGCCTTGATGGCCTATGTTGAGATACAAAAGAACCAGTTTGAGCGGATCTTTGAAAATGTATATCGTTGGCAGAAGAAATTATTTAGACCAATTATCAAGAACTTTATTGATGAATTTATTCTCGATAAGAATCATCTGCTGCCACAGAAAATCTATAAATAA
- a CDS encoding IS5 family transposase (programmed frameshift) codes for MKYQKLNRFSDSEFQRLVGVPRAVFSEMVEVLKEAESLKKKLGRPHTLAIEDKLLLTLNYLRSYNTQLELAANYHIAESNVNRTIKKVEDALMKSRRFTLPKRSITTADEQFNWVIIDATECLIERPKKNQSKFYSGKKKKHTLKAQVIYHPKSKQIIGVDISSGSQHDIKLARKTVKKFKHCDYVMTDLGYYGLEQDGFKLLMPIKKKKNLPLFDAEKNYNKMIGKIRVVIEHINSQLKRFRILSERYRNRRKRFGLRINLIAALVNRMNLQ; via the exons ATGAAATATCAGAAATTAAATCGTTTTTCAGATTCTGAATTCCAGCGCTTGGTTGGTGTACCTCGAGCAGTTTTTAGTGAAATGGTCGAAGTTTTAAAAGAAGCAGAATCACTTAAAAAGAAATTAGGGCGTCCTCATACTTTAGCTATAGAGGATAAATTATTATTAACACTCAATTACTTACGGAGCTACAACACCCAATTGGAATTGGCGGCAAATTACCATATCGCTGAAAGTAATGTGAATCGAACTATTAAAAAGGTTGAAGATGCATTAATGAAATCAAGACGTTTTACCCTGCCAAAACGAAGCATTACCACAGCAGACGAACAATTTAACTGGGTAATTATTGATGCGACAGAATGTTTAATAGAACGCCCG AAAAAAAATCAGAGTAAGTTCTACAGTGGTAAAAAGAAGAAACATACGTTAAAAGCCCAAGTGATCTATCATCCGAAGAGCAAACAAATCATAGGAGTAGATATATCGTCTGGCAGTCAGCATGATATTAAATTGGCAAGAAAAACAGTTAAGAAATTCAAACATTGTGACTATGTTATGACCGATTTAGGGTACTATGGGTTAGAGCAAGATGGCTTTAAATTATTGATGCCAATAAAGAAAAAGAAGAATTTACCCTTATTTGATGCTGAGAAAAATTACAATAAAATGATTGGAAAAATACGAGTTGTAATCGAACATATTAACAGTCAATTGAAAAGATTTAGAATACTAAGTGAACGCTATCGAAATAGACGGAAAAGATTCGGTTTACGCATTAACTTAATCGCTGCACTGGTAAACCGGATGAACTTGCAATAA
- a CDS encoding 2-hydroxyacid dehydrogenase: MKAVYLDYASLDQQDLDFQALHAAFDPLVLYPATSAVEIASRVADVDVIITNKVMIDAATIQQCPQLKLILISATGTNNVDLEAAKAQGIVVCNCQAYGTSAVAQHTIMLMLNLATSFLSYQRALEQGEWQKASQFCLLDAPIVELAGKTLGIVGYGELGHAVAKLAEAFGMKVLIAALPNRPADASRAPFAELLPQVDFLTLHCPLTEDTHHLISHTELDAMKSSAFLINCARGGIVDEAALAEALRAGKIAGAATDVLTVEPPKQGNVLLDSTIPNLIVTPHNAWGSVDARQRIVDQMVENVAAFKQGQPIRQVN, translated from the coding sequence TAGACTATGCTTCTTTAGACCAGCAGGATTTGGACTTTCAGGCACTGCATGCAGCATTTGATCCACTGGTTTTGTATCCGGCGACCTCGGCTGTCGAGATTGCATCCCGTGTAGCCGATGTCGATGTCATCATTACGAATAAGGTGATGATCGATGCAGCTACGATTCAGCAATGCCCTCAACTCAAACTCATTTTAATCTCTGCAACCGGCACCAATAATGTCGACCTTGAGGCGGCCAAAGCGCAAGGGATCGTCGTGTGTAACTGTCAGGCTTATGGCACTTCGGCAGTCGCGCAGCATACCATCATGTTGATGCTCAATCTGGCGACTTCATTCCTGTCTTATCAACGTGCATTAGAACAAGGCGAATGGCAAAAAGCCAGTCAGTTCTGTTTGCTGGATGCGCCAATTGTCGAGCTGGCCGGAAAAACATTGGGCATTGTGGGTTATGGCGAACTGGGCCATGCGGTGGCGAAACTGGCCGAAGCCTTTGGCATGAAAGTGCTTATTGCCGCGCTGCCAAATCGTCCGGCGGATGCATCTCGTGCGCCATTTGCCGAGCTACTTCCTCAAGTCGATTTTTTAACTTTGCATTGTCCACTCACTGAAGATACCCACCATTTAATCAGTCATACTGAGCTGGATGCAATGAAAAGCAGCGCATTTTTAATTAACTGTGCGCGTGGCGGAATTGTCGATGAAGCGGCATTGGCTGAGGCTCTGCGTGCAGGCAAGATTGCCGGTGCAGCGACAGATGTACTCACGGTAGAGCCACCGAAACAGGGCAATGTGCTGCTCGACTCTACGATTCCCAACCTGATTGTGACACCGCATAATGCCTGGGGCAGTGTCGATGCACGGCAACGTATTGTGGATCAGATGGTGGAAAATGTAGCAGCATTTAAACAAGGTCAGCCGATTCGACAGGTCAATTGA